A genomic segment from Phycisphaeraceae bacterium encodes:
- a CDS encoding potassium-transporting ATPase subunit KdpA, whose protein sequence is MSTTTTSNGSVNAMHNSPNPLTVLGPLAEHLLFVGH, encoded by the coding sequence GTGTCCACCACCACGACCTCGAACGGATCGGTGAATGCGATGCACAACTCGCCCAATCCGCTCACCGTGCTCGGTCCCCTGGCCGAGCACCTCCTGTTCGTCGGCCACTGA